One Vibrio rumoiensis genomic window, CAATATCCCAGCATACAACAGCTTAAGCAAGCTGTTTTCATTTGGAAAACCACCTTTAGTTTTGGTCAGCTTTCGAAACTGACGATGTACCGCCTCAATAGCATTGGTGGTATATATGGCTTTCCGAACATACTCTGGATATTTAAAGTAAACCGACAGGTTTACCCATTTATTACGCCATGAGCGTAATACTATTGGATATTGTTGGCCCCACTTAGCTTCTAATCGGTCTAACTCTATTTCAGCTGCTTCCTTAGTTACCGCTCGATAAACTGGTTTCAGATCTGCCATAAACTCTTTTTGGTGCTTAGATGCGACATATTTTATTGAGTTCCGAATTTGATGGACGATGCACAATTGAACTTCAGTATTTGGATAAATTGTGGCAATGGCTTCAGGGAAGCCAACCAAGCCATCTACGCAACTGATTAAAATATCCTCAACCCCTCGATTATGTAAATCAGTTAAAACTGATAGCCAATAATTTGCGCCTTCAGACTCTGATAGGTATAACCCAAGTAGTTCTTTTTTACCGTCGATATTCAAGCCTAAGATTGTGTATATCGCTTTACTGACATAACGACCATCCTCTCTAATTTTATAGTGGATGGCATCAAATAAATGAACGGGTATATAGCGTCTAATGGACGCTGCTGCCATTCTTTAAGCTCTGGTATTAAGCGGTCTGTGACAGCAGTAATTGTGGCCTCAGAGACGTCGATACCATACATATCTTCAACATGTCCTCGAATATCACGATAGCTCATTCCTAACGAGAACATAGAAAGGATTTTACGATCAATTTCATCAGTCAGCTTGGTTTGATTTTTCTTGATAAGTTGAGGTTCAAAAGAGCCTGAACGGTCGCGAGGAGTATCAAGTTCAAATGCTCCGACAGAAGACTTAACAGTCTTCTTAGAGGTTCCATTTTTACGATTTGGCTGGTCATCATTATCGATGTGTTGTGCAAGCTCAGCTTTTAAAGCAGCTTCCGTAATTTGCTTGATAAGAGGAGTTAAAAAGCCATCTTTGCCTGTTAAATCTTGTCCAGATTGAAGAGCTTTAATGGCTTGCTCTAGATCGAAATCATTATTCATGTGTCATTCCTTTTTTGTCTATTTTAGGAGAAATGACACAGATTTCTAAACACTACCGGGATCCACAAGCCTCTACCTGGGGGAACAATCCAATGACCAACTTCAGTTTCCACATTTATGACTCCACTTACAGTATGAAGTAATTGAGTCGCTGTATGTAAATGTGGAGGTTCATAAGTGTTATGTGGGTATTGATGAGCTACTGCCTTTACTGCCTGTTCAATATATTCATTAACAAAATGCATATAGCTCATTCCTTATTAGCTTAATTCTTCTACTTAACTCAGAATATCTTCTGATGTGTTCATTAATATATCCGTTTGTTGTATCGAGATTAATAAATTTCTAACCGCATTTAGTGTGGCTTGAATAGAAGAACGAGTCGTATCATCTTCAATTGAAACACCAAAAAAAGAATAATTTTTATCGGATTCACACTCAACATAAGAAATAGCTTTGCTATATGTCGAAGCTCCAAGAGTATGTTCAGAATAATTAACGATATTAATCTCCAGCTCGAAACACTCACTTAATCCCTTAATTAAAGCACTTAATAAACCGTTACTTTTCCCTGATACATTAAACTCCTTCCCCTGATACTCTACCTTAACAATAATACTTTGATCACTATTTAGAGAGTCGCTTTTATAATCAATTAGCTTCAAATTTGCATAAGGTGTTATTCCATAGCTACGTCGAAATAGATCCCATATTTCTGCAAGGCTAAGCTCGTTTTCAGTTTGGTCTACGACATTCTGTACTTTTTTACTAAAGTCAACTTGCAACTTATCTGGTAATTTTAACCCATGATTTTGCTCTAGCATCCAAGATGGCCCACTTTTACCAGACTGGCTGTTCACTTTAATAACTTCTGAATATGAGCAACCAACGTCTTTAGGATCTAAAGGTAAATATGGAATATTCCATGTTTCTGAATGCTGTAAGCCGTTAGTAGCTTCAAATCCCTTTTTAATCGCATCTTGATGTGATCCAGAAAATGCCGTAAACACAAGTTCACCAGAATAAGGGTGTCTTGGATGGACAGGAATATTAGTGCAAGCCTCAATTATTTTTGCCGTGTTCCTGATGTCAGAAAAATCCAATTTAGGATCAATTCCTTGGGTATATAAGTTCAAAGCTAGTATCGCTAAATCAACATTTCCTGTCCTTTCTCCATTACCGAAAACGCACCCTTCCACTCGTGTGGCACCTGCTAGCTGAGCTAGTTCAGCAGCAGCAACACCCGTTCCACGGTCATTATGTGGATGAACGCTTACAGTGACATTTCCCATATCACTAAATAATGAGATGAATTTTTCAATTTGGTCAGCGTAAACATTCGGGGTATTGACCTCGACTGTTGCAGGTAAGTTTAATATTAATGGGCGATCACGGCTTGGCTGCCACGCTTTTTTAACTGCTTCACAAATCTCGAGTGAGAATTCAAGTTCCGTAAAACAGAATGTTTCAGGTGAGTATTCCAAAATCCATTGTGTTTGACATTGTGCATCACATAACCGTTTAATATGTTGCGTACTTAATACGGCCATTTCGATAATTTCAGACTTACTTTTTTTAAACACTACATCTCTAAACAGCGGCGCTGTAGCATTATATAAATGGACTATTGCACGTGCAGCGCCTTGTAGCGATACCAGTGTTTTTTTAATCAACTCGGGTCTAGCTTGAGTAATAACTTGTATCCAAACATCATCAGGAATTTTATTCTGTTCAATTAAATACCGAACAAATTTGAAGTCTGTTTGTGAAGCCGATGGAAAAGCCACTTCTATTTCTTTGAATCCACAAGTAATCAAATGCTCGAAAAGTAATGCCTTCTTCTCATGATTCATTGGCGTGTTTAAAGCTTGATTTCCATCCCGCAAGTCCGTTGAACACCAACGCGGTGCTTCCAACAATTGTTTTGATGGCCAACTGCGTTGTGAGTTTTCAATAACTGTAGCTGGATGATATTTTTTTATTGGATTATTCATGCTTTACTCCTCTTGATTTCTTACAGGGTAAAGATATCCAGAAAACGAATCATATCGATTAGAGACAGATATATCTCCAATTTGGACAATAACAATTTAGGATGATTATTCTAAATCGTTTATTGAAGATTTAAACGGGTTTGAAAGCTTGATAGAGCACAAGGTAAATGACGTCACACACTTTTATATGACTAACACCTTCGATAGACAAATTGGCTGACTGAACAAGTAAACTTAGCTTTTGAGAAATTGGACTCAGGAGAAGCCACTTTTATTGACCATGCATCCGCTAAATCTCGTATGGTCGAACGCATAGCGAAAATACGTAACCGAGGCAAAATATGATTTTGTGGGAAGAAGAATCACTTAACGATCGTGAAAAGATCTTTGAGTTTCTTTATGACTTCTCATAAGCTAAATTTAAGTCTTCGAAGAATATTCTTCGGTTTTCCAATATATCTTCACGCCATAGTTTAACTTCTTCCAAAGACTTTCCATGATCGCCAATGTAAACCTCTGCATAAAAACTAGATACGGCTTCTCCAAAGACTCTAAGTGATTGCTGGCTTCCAGATAATCCTAGCAACAACAACCTAGATTCAGCACTATTTAAGTTTTTGTATGAACGGTAGAGGTTAGTTCTGGCCTCATTTAGCTCCTTAAGAAAGCCATCACTCAGTTTAGAATCATTATTTTTCCTACGAGTAAAATCAAGGTAACATCATATTTTTTAATTTTAAAAGCAAACTCACCACATTGACCGCTTTAATCCACTTAACTCAAGCAACCGCGTCGAGATCTCTTCCACCGATAATGTGGTGGTATTGAGATACGGGATCGCTTCGCGGCGAAATAACGATTCCACCCGATTCAATTCTTTTTCACATTGCTGTTGGCTGGCGTAATCACTGTTGGCGTAGCGTTCGTGGCGGATTGCCATTAAGCGTTCGGTATCGATGGTTAAACCAAACGTCTTAAAACGATAAGGCTCGATTTCTTTAGGCAGCTTTAATGAAGCCATGTCATCTTCAATGAATGGGTAATTGACCGCGCGAATGCCAAATTGCATGGCGAGATACAAACTGGTGGGGGTTTTTCCGCAGCGAGAAACGCCTAGTAAAATGATGTCGGCTTGGTCTAAATTATTAAGTGAGACCCCATCATCATGGGCCAATGTGTATTCCACTGCGGCGATGCGATTTTGATAACTGGCGGCGTCTTTTTCAATGCTGTGAGAGCGATGTAACTGCGGATGCGGTTCTAACCCTAAATCTTTTTTGAGCGGGTCTACCAACACGTTTAACACATCATAAAAATGCGCATTTGCCTGCTCAATGATGGCTTTCACTTCAGGTAAAACAATCGAGAAAAACACCAATGGCTTTTGCCCTGTTTGCTGATGTTTTTTATCAATGAGACCTTTCACATGCTCAGCGCGATCTGTGGTTTCAACAAAAGGCAAAGTAGTTTGTGAAATTTGCAGTGGAAACTGGCCAAGTACCGCATGGCCTAAGGTCTCAGATGTGATCGCAGTCCCATCTGACACATAAAATACATCTCGATATTCTTTTCCATTTTCCATAACAAACTGATTCCTTTGGTTATTTTATCAATCGCCGTGTCTTGTTTAAAAATTGTAAATTTTCACAACTATAATTACACAAAGTTTTTTCATAAGGTAATAAGTAAACACGCTTCATTGTGACCTTGTCTGCTTATTTGTATTTAATGGATGTTTAAAAATGAGAAGTAAGCAGCATTCACTTGGTGATGAGCGCGAAATGAATAATGTCTAACCACAACAATAATAAGACAGACAAAGTAACTTTCTGCCAGTCAAAGTAAGTTACCAAAAGGCTTACTGCGACTTTTGTTAATCCAATACAAAAACAGTCTAGGAGACACGCCGTGGATAAGAATGTGGTTTGGTATGATGCCTTATCAATGAATGATGTTGATAAAGTCGGGGGCAAGAATGCATCTCTGGGTGAGATGGTTGCTAATCTTTCCAATGCAGGGGTAAAAGTACCGAATGGATTTGCGACCACCTCTTTTGCCTTTAACCAATTTCTAGAAACCAATCAACTTAACGACCGCATATATCAACTGTTGGATGCTCTCGATGTCGATGACGTCAATGCACTAAAATCCGCCGGTGAAACCATCCGAAATTGGGTGCTTGAAGCCCCACTCCCAGCTCAACTTGAAAACGATATTCGTGATTACTACCAAGAGCTCAGTAACGGCGATGAGATGCTCTCTGTGGCAGTGCGTTCTTCGGCAACCGCAGAAGATTTACCCGATGCTTCTTTTGCTGGCCAGCAAGAAACCTTCTTAAACGTGCGTGGTATTGAAGCAATTATCGAAGCCACTAAGCATGTTTTTGCCTCTCTCTTTAATGACCGAGCCATCTCTTATCGTGTTCATCAGGGCTTTGACCATAAAGGCGTGGCACTATCAGCCGGCATCCAACGTATGGTACGTTCCGATAAAGCCGCTTCTGGGGTGATGTTTACCTTGGATACTGAATCTGGTTTTGACCAAGTAGTGTTCATTACCTCCTCTTGGGGATTAGGTGAAATGGTCGTACAAGGTGCGGTTAACCCTGATGAGTTTTATGTCCATAAGCCAACCTTACAAGCAGGTAACCCTGCGGTGGTACGTCGTACCATTGGCTCAAAACTTATTAAGATGATTTACGCCGAAGGTAAAGCACTCGGTACACAAGTAGAAATCATCGACACTGATGCCAGTGAACGCAGCCAATACTCATTAACTGATGATGAAATTCAAGAACTCGCAAAACAAGCGCTGATCATTGAAAAACACTATGGTCGCCCTATGGATATTGAGTGGGCAAAAGATGGCATCACAGGTGAGCTATTAATCGTGCAAGCTCGTCCTGAAACCGTTCGCTCTCGTGATAACCAACAAGTGATGGAACGTTTTCAACTCAATGGCAACAGTAAAAACCTGATTGAAGGCCGCGCAATTGGTCAACGTATTGGCGCTGGCGTGGTGCGTGTCGTTCAAAGCCTCGACCAAATGGATCAAGTACAAACCGGTGATGTTTTGGTGGCGGATATGACAGACCCGGACTGGGAACCTGTAATGAAAAAAGCCTCTGCCATTGTCACCAATCGAGGCGGACGTACTTGTCATGCGGCGATCATCGCGCGTGAGTTAGGCATTCCTGCCGTGGTCGGCTGCGGCGATGCCACCAGCAAACTCAAAGATGGCCAAGCCGTCACCGTGTCGTGCGCGCAAGGGGAAACCGGTTATGTGTTTGAAGGTGAGCTTGATTATGAAATCAAACGTTCATCAGTCAACGACCTACCCGACTTACCTCTTAAAGTCATGATGAATGTCGGCAATCCTGATCGCGCTTTTGATTTTGCCTGTATTCCTAATGAAGGTGTAGGTCTGGCTCGCCTTGAATTCATCATTAACAAAATGATCGGTATTCACCCGAAAGCCCTACTCAATTACGATGAACAATCGACTGAGCTCAAAGCCGAGATTGATCAACGTATTATTGGTTACGCTAACCCCGTTGAGTTTTACATTGAAAAGCTCACCGAAGGTATCTCAACCCTTGCCGCAGCGTTCTGGCCTAAGCGAGTGATCGTGCGTATGTCAGATTTCAAATCGAATGAATACAGAAACCTTGTCGGGGGAATTCATTTTGAACCAACGGAAGAAAACCCAATGCTTGGTTTCCGCGGAGCGTCTCGTTATATCTCACCGAAATTCCAAGATTGTTTTGCCTTGGAATGTGAAGCGATAAAACGAGTGCGTAATAAAATGGGCCTCAAAAACGTTGAAATCATGATCCCGTTTGTGCGCACGACCAATGAAGCGGCATCGGTGATTGACTTACTGGCTAAGTTCGATTTACGCCGCGGTGAAGATGGCTTAAAAGTCATCATGATGTGTGAGCTTCCTTCGAATGCGATTTTAGCGGAAGACTTCCTCAAATACTTTGATGGTTTCTCCATTGGTTCAAACGATATGACTCAGTTAACCTTAGGGCTAGACCGAGATTCTGGCGAAATTGCCCACATGTTTGATGAGCGAAACCCAGCGGTGAAAGCCATGTTATCGATGGCAATTAAAGCGGCAAATAAAGCAGGAAAATACGTAGGCATTTGTGGCCAAGGCCCGTCGGATCACGATGACCTAGCCCAATGGTTAATGGAACAAGGCATCGATTCGGTATCACTTAACCCTGATACGGTATTGGAAACTTGGGTGCATTTAGGAACGAAAGTACCTAACCATTAAATTAGTTGAGTATTTCTTACCTAAGATCAAACAAGCGAGGTCATGATGGCCTCGTTTTTTTCTATTGAAATCAATTATAATTCTCCGCAATTCCATCTATTGGCAAGACCTCATCATCATGAACATAAAATTTCTCGGACTTGTATTACTCCTTGGCGCAGGCGCTTATTACTATCATCACAAAGAAGAGCTGATGCCAACGGATATTAAATCCAGTGCGAGTGCATCCGCAGACAATATCGCGTTTGCTCAAGGCTGGATTGATGACTCTTTCGATACGTTAAATCTTGGAGTGACAATCGGAGGTGAAAACGCACCGACATTTGAACTCATTAAAGATGACGAAGTTAATGGACAACACACAACTACAGGCCGTTTTACCTACTTTCCTATCGATAACGGAAAAGGCAAATGCAAACTCATCACCTTTACCTGGCGCGATAGAGTAGGCTCAAAAGAAGAAAAGTTATTAAGCCACGCCGGCTGTTGATCTTTTTTCTAAAATTTACACAAAAAAAAACCGAGCAAACTTCCTGGCCGGGAAGTGTTGCTCGGGTAGGTAGGATTAATACAACTCTTTACCCTTTTACAGGTTATTAAAGATGGAGTATTAGTGCACCAAGCGGTGCGACCTATACAATGAATCGGTTACCCAACTCGTCATCGATTACCACGACGTGCTCGGGTTAATTTCGCTTCAAGCTGCAAGATATCGTCTCTTGCAAACATGTCTTCCAATGTAGACACCAATTTTCGTCTCCAGTTCGGATATTCGTCCATTGTTCCTGGAATATTGACCGGTGTGTTCATTTCTAACCAGTCTTCTAACTGCAAACTGAGCAAAGCACTGCTTCCGGTTGCCATATGAACTTGCATAGCTTCACTGAGCGCTTGGTTAATCATCACCTCACCGGCTTCATTGTGCTCTAACTCTGGAAGCTGATTATGCTGTTGCAATGTTTCAATAATATGTTGTCTGCGTGACTTTCTGTCTTCAAACAACACATTCAATTGTTCTTCATCTGGGTACAAACCTATTTCACGACCTAAGGTTAAATCAGCACTGTTCCAGAAGCCTCGTAATGTCGGCATATCATGGGTGCATAGCGCCGTCATAGATTGTGGTTTGTATTGATCCGGTGCGATGTACTTGCCATCTTGATCCGTTTCAAAGAAAAAGACTTTATAAGAATGCACGCCAGCATCATTTAACTTTTCAACAATTTCTTCAGGTACGGTCCCTAAATCTTCCCCGATAACCGCACATTGGTGACGGTGACTTTCTAATGCCAGAATCGACATTAAATCGTCTACAGGGTAGTAAATGTAAGCCCCATCTTTGGCCGTTTTGCCTTTTGGAATCCACCACAAACGCAATAAGCCTAATACATGGTCAATTCGCAGTGCGCCACAATGACGCATATTGGCGCGCAACAAATCAATAAACGGTTGATAGGCTAACGCTTTAAGTTGGTATGGATTCAGTGGCGGCAATCCCCAGTTTTGACCAAGAGGTCCGAAGATATCAGGTGGCGCACCAATACTGACATCTTGGCATAACGCGCCGTGATCTGACCACGTCTCCGCACCGGAGTCACACACACCAACCGCTAGATCGCGATACAAGCCTAATGCCATGCCCTTATCTTCCGCCAATTGCTGCACTTGGGTCAGTTGCTCATCAGCAAGCCACTGAAGGTACATAAACAACTGCACTTTTTGTGGATGATTCTTAATGTAGCTTTGCACTTCTGGAGAATCGAAATGCTGTAACGCTTCATCAAAAACCGGCCATCCCCAAACAGAATCATCTTGTGCTTTCAAATCGGCATGTAACGCATCAAACGCAGCTTGATGAAGCAGACTTTCGCCACCAAACTCAACAAAATCGGCAAAGTGTTGCGCACGTTTTGTTTTCTTATTAACTTCTTTGTCAATAAATGTCGTGAAAAGTTCCGGGAGTACCGACATTTTTAATATAGATACTTCGGTATAGTCGACCCATTCTTTAGCGCGATTATCATTTAAACGCTGCTGGAATGCGGCATCCGCGACCATTGCTTGTGCAGTTTCACTCTTAGAGAATTCTGGCACCGCTTCCACGTCAATATACATAATATTGAGCCAACGACGTGACGATGGACTATACGGACTTGCACCTTCAGGGTTGGCAGGAAACAACGAATGAATGGGGTTCAGACCGACAAAGTCACCACCGCCTTCAGCAATTTTCGCTACCAAATATTTTAAATCGGAAAAGTCGCCAATGCCCCAGTTGGTTTTTGATGTGACGGAATACAATTGAATACTCGGTCCCCATAAACGCTCACCTTCAACCAATTCTGGTTGTTTGAAGCAAGCCGTTGGCGTCACAATCAGCGACATCACAAATG contains:
- the ppsR gene encoding posphoenolpyruvate synthetase regulatory kinase/phosphorylase PpsR, with protein sequence MENGKEYRDVFYVSDGTAITSETLGHAVLGQFPLQISQTTLPFVETTDRAEHVKGLIDKKHQQTGQKPLVFFSIVLPEVKAIIEQANAHFYDVLNVLVDPLKKDLGLEPHPQLHRSHSIEKDAASYQNRIAAVEYTLAHDDGVSLNNLDQADIILLGVSRCGKTPTSLYLAMQFGIRAVNYPFIEDDMASLKLPKEIEPYRFKTFGLTIDTERLMAIRHERYANSDYASQQQCEKELNRVESLFRREAIPYLNTTTLSVEEISTRLLELSGLKRSMW
- the leuA gene encoding 2-isopropylmalate synthase, coding for MNNPIKKYHPATVIENSQRSWPSKQLLEAPRWCSTDLRDGNQALNTPMNHEKKALLFEHLITCGFKEIEVAFPSASQTDFKFVRYLIEQNKIPDDVWIQVITQARPELIKKTLVSLQGAARAIVHLYNATAPLFRDVVFKKSKSEIIEMAVLSTQHIKRLCDAQCQTQWILEYSPETFCFTELEFSLEICEAVKKAWQPSRDRPLILNLPATVEVNTPNVYADQIEKFISLFSDMGNVTVSVHPHNDRGTGVAAAELAQLAGATRVEGCVFGNGERTGNVDLAILALNLYTQGIDPKLDFSDIRNTAKIIEACTNIPVHPRHPYSGELVFTAFSGSHQDAIKKGFEATNGLQHSETWNIPYLPLDPKDVGCSYSEVIKVNSQSGKSGPSWMLEQNHGLKLPDKLQVDFSKKVQNVVDQTENELSLAEIWDLFRRSYGITPYANLKLIDYKSDSLNSDQSIIVKVEYQGKEFNVSGKSNGLLSALIKGLSECFELEINIVNYSEHTLGASTYSKAISYVECESDKNYSFFGVSIEDDTTRSSIQATLNAVRNLLISIQQTDILMNTSEDILS
- the ppsA gene encoding phosphoenolpyruvate synthase, with amino-acid sequence MDKNVVWYDALSMNDVDKVGGKNASLGEMVANLSNAGVKVPNGFATTSFAFNQFLETNQLNDRIYQLLDALDVDDVNALKSAGETIRNWVLEAPLPAQLENDIRDYYQELSNGDEMLSVAVRSSATAEDLPDASFAGQQETFLNVRGIEAIIEATKHVFASLFNDRAISYRVHQGFDHKGVALSAGIQRMVRSDKAASGVMFTLDTESGFDQVVFITSSWGLGEMVVQGAVNPDEFYVHKPTLQAGNPAVVRRTIGSKLIKMIYAEGKALGTQVEIIDTDASERSQYSLTDDEIQELAKQALIIEKHYGRPMDIEWAKDGITGELLIVQARPETVRSRDNQQVMERFQLNGNSKNLIEGRAIGQRIGAGVVRVVQSLDQMDQVQTGDVLVADMTDPDWEPVMKKASAIVTNRGGRTCHAAIIARELGIPAVVGCGDATSKLKDGQAVTVSCAQGETGYVFEGELDYEIKRSSVNDLPDLPLKVMMNVGNPDRAFDFACIPNEGVGLARLEFIINKMIGIHPKALLNYDEQSTELKAEIDQRIIGYANPVEFYIEKLTEGISTLAAAFWPKRVIVRMSDFKSNEYRNLVGGIHFEPTEENPMLGFRGASRYISPKFQDCFALECEAIKRVRNKMGLKNVEIMIPFVRTTNEAASVIDLLAKFDLRRGEDGLKVIMMCELPSNAILAEDFLKYFDGFSIGSNDMTQLTLGLDRDSGEIAHMFDERNPAVKAMLSMAIKAANKAGKYVGICGQGPSDHDDLAQWLMEQGIDSVSLNPDTVLETWVHLGTKVPNH
- the malQ gene encoding 4-alpha-glucanotransferase produces the protein MQDLNSAQPVDNQLHSTLKQVATQEGIVDRYISAWGNEAYVSEQTIEELLQALGYDTSDPSTLLEQAQQRHKVDVLPSVKVVHAGKEVFVELHITASARLSEFSWLIETEQGERFEGYLESQIVEDHRAEKGYLVFSLSKSLPLGYHQLSLFRKRRNKPFVMSLIVTPTACFKQPELVEGERLWGPSIQLYSVTSKTNWGIGDFSDLKYLVAKIAEGGGDFVGLNPIHSLFPANPEGASPYSPSSRRWLNIMYIDVEAVPEFSKSETAQAMVADAAFQQRLNDNRAKEWVDYTEVSILKMSVLPELFTTFIDKEVNKKTKRAQHFADFVEFGGESLLHQAAFDALHADLKAQDDSVWGWPVFDEALQHFDSPEVQSYIKNHPQKVQLFMYLQWLADEQLTQVQQLAEDKGMALGLYRDLAVGVCDSGAETWSDHGALCQDVSIGAPPDIFGPLGQNWGLPPLNPYQLKALAYQPFIDLLRANMRHCGALRIDHVLGLLRLWWIPKGKTAKDGAYIYYPVDDLMSILALESHRHQCAVIGEDLGTVPEEIVEKLNDAGVHSYKVFFFETDQDGKYIAPDQYKPQSMTALCTHDMPTLRGFWNSADLTLGREIGLYPDEEQLNVLFEDRKSRRQHIIETLQQHNQLPELEHNEAGEVMINQALSEAMQVHMATGSSALLSLQLEDWLEMNTPVNIPGTMDEYPNWRRKLVSTLEDMFARDDILQLEAKLTRARRGNR